A DNA window from Massilia putida contains the following coding sequences:
- the hpnD gene encoding presqualene diphosphate synthase HpnD, whose translation MPDDTQAASLPVHAPASSFAIAMRVLPADRRAAMFAIYAFCRAVDDIADGPAPPPDRRAALERWRADVDAACAGAAPPRLSALAPHIAAYGLARADFHAVIDGMLMDAQDRPICAPPADTLDLYCDRVAAAVGRLSVRVFGLPRDDGLVLAHHLGRALQLTNILRDIDDDAAIGRAYLPRELLLAAGVEPRVCAAGAGEIALHPALPRACVDLAAQARRHYAAAGYVLRRHRGAGGRAPRLMGAVYEALLARLAKRGWACPRTRVKVGRLQRIGILLRHTVL comes from the coding sequence ATGCCAGACGACACGCAAGCGGCGAGCTTGCCGGTGCACGCGCCGGCCAGCTCGTTCGCCATCGCCATGCGCGTCCTGCCGGCGGACCGGCGCGCGGCGATGTTCGCCATTTATGCATTCTGCCGCGCCGTCGACGACATCGCCGACGGTCCCGCGCCGCCGCCCGATCGCCGCGCCGCCCTTGAACGTTGGCGGGCCGACGTCGACGCCGCCTGCGCTGGCGCCGCACCGCCGCGCCTGTCCGCCCTGGCGCCGCACATCGCGGCCTACGGGCTGGCGCGCGCCGACTTCCACGCCGTCATCGACGGCATGCTGATGGACGCGCAGGACCGCCCCATCTGCGCGCCGCCGGCGGATACGCTCGACCTGTACTGCGACCGCGTGGCCGCCGCCGTCGGGCGGCTGTCCGTGCGCGTGTTCGGTCTGCCGCGCGACGACGGCCTGGTCCTCGCGCATCACCTGGGCCGCGCGCTTCAACTGACGAACATCCTGCGCGACATCGACGACGACGCCGCCATCGGCCGCGCCTATCTGCCGCGTGAACTCTTGCTCGCGGCCGGCGTCGAACCGAGGGTGTGCGCGGCGGGCGCGGGCGAGATCGCCCTGCATCCGGCGCTGCCCCGGGCCTGCGTCGACCTGGCCGCGCAGGCGCGCCGCCACTACGCGGCCGCCGGCTACGTGCTGCGCCGCCACCGGGGCGCCGGCGGCCGCGCGCCCCGCCTGATGGGCGCCGTCTACGAGGCGCTGCTCGCGCGGCTCGCCAAGCGCGGCTGGGCCTGTCCGCGCACGCGGGTGAAGGTGGGGCGTCTGCAACGCATCGGCATCCTGCTGCGGCACACGGTCCTGTAG
- the dxs gene encoding 1-deoxy-D-xylulose-5-phosphate synthase: MDLLEAINDPAALRALNRAQLPPLAHQLRRFLIDTVARTGGHLASNLGTVELTIALHYVFDTPRDRVVWDVGHQSYGHKVLTGRRAQMHTLRQAGGLSGFPRRCESVHDTFGTAHSSTAISAALGMALAARLQGDDRHAVAVCGDGALSAGMAFEAMNNAGIDPGLRLLVVLNDNGMSISPAVGALNRHLADLVAGRVEPGASLFDAFGFAYSGPVDGHDLDALIPALEAARQRTGPQVLHVVTRKGKGYVRAEAAPTLYHGTGRFDPAQGLPDAARGRPAYTDIFGDWLCDMAAQDVRLVGITPAMREGSGLVHFAQRFPDRYVDVGIAEQHALTFAGGLAVEGMKPVVAIYSTFLQRAYDQLIHDVALQNLDVTFALDRAGLVGADGATHAGNYDIAYLRCVPNMVLMAASDEAECRRMLTTAYRHPGPAAVRYPRGAGPGAVPAPELDALPFGRGEVRRRGSGIAILAFGPMLAPSLDAGAELGATVANMRFIKPLDAELVAALARDHTQLVTVEEGTVMGGAGAAVAETLAAAGIHRPLLMLGLPDLFVEHGDPAALLGAAGLDAAGIAGAIRQRYQMDAPLLVATSH; encoded by the coding sequence ATGGACCTGCTCGAGGCAATCAACGATCCGGCCGCGTTGCGTGCATTGAACCGCGCGCAATTGCCGCCGCTGGCGCACCAGCTGCGCCGCTTCCTGATCGACACGGTGGCGCGTACCGGCGGCCATCTCGCGTCGAACCTGGGGACGGTGGAGCTGACGATCGCGCTGCACTACGTGTTCGACACGCCGCGCGACCGCGTCGTGTGGGACGTCGGCCACCAGAGCTACGGACACAAGGTATTGACCGGGCGCCGCGCGCAGATGCACACGTTGCGCCAGGCCGGCGGCCTGTCCGGCTTTCCGCGCCGTTGCGAAAGCGTGCACGATACGTTCGGCACGGCGCATTCGTCGACGGCCATCTCCGCCGCGCTCGGCATGGCGCTCGCCGCGCGGCTGCAGGGCGACGACCGGCACGCGGTGGCCGTCTGCGGCGACGGCGCGCTGTCCGCGGGCATGGCGTTCGAGGCGATGAACAATGCGGGCATCGATCCCGGCCTGCGCCTGCTCGTCGTCCTGAACGACAACGGCATGTCGATCTCTCCGGCCGTCGGCGCCTTGAACCGCCATCTGGCGGACTTGGTCGCGGGCCGCGTCGAGCCGGGCGCATCGCTGTTCGACGCGTTCGGCTTCGCGTATTCCGGTCCCGTCGACGGCCACGACCTCGACGCGCTGATCCCCGCGCTGGAAGCGGCGCGGCAGCGCACGGGCCCGCAGGTGCTGCACGTCGTCACGCGCAAGGGGAAGGGCTATGTACGGGCCGAGGCCGCGCCGACGCTGTACCACGGCACGGGCCGCTTCGACCCGGCGCAAGGCTTGCCCGACGCGGCGCGCGGCCGGCCCGCGTACACGGACATCTTCGGCGACTGGCTGTGCGACATGGCGGCGCAGGACGTTCGCCTCGTCGGCATCACGCCCGCCATGCGCGAAGGCTCCGGCCTCGTGCACTTCGCCCAGCGCTTCCCCGACCGCTACGTGGACGTCGGCATCGCCGAACAGCACGCGCTGACGTTCGCGGGCGGCCTCGCCGTGGAAGGCATGAAGCCCGTCGTCGCGATCTATTCCACGTTTTTGCAACGTGCCTACGACCAGTTGATCCACGACGTGGCGCTGCAAAACCTGGATGTGACGTTCGCGCTCGACCGCGCCGGCCTCGTCGGCGCGGACGGCGCCACGCACGCGGGCAACTACGACATCGCCTACCTGCGCTGCGTGCCGAACATGGTGTTGATGGCGGCGTCGGACGAGGCCGAATGCCGGCGCATGCTGACGACCGCCTACCGCCACCCGGGACCGGCTGCCGTGCGTTATCCGCGCGGCGCCGGCCCCGGCGCGGTTCCGGCGCCCGAGCTCGACGCGCTCCCGTTCGGCCGGGGCGAGGTGCGCCGGCGCGGGTCCGGCATCGCCATCCTCGCGTTCGGGCCGATGCTGGCGCCGAGCCTCGACGCGGGCGCGGAACTCGGGGCGACCGTCGCCAATATGCGTTTCATTAAGCCGCTCGATGCGGAACTCGTCGCGGCGCTGGCGCGCGATCACACGCAGCTCGTGACGGTGGAGGAGGGCACCGTGATGGGCGGGGCCGGGGCCGCCGTCGCCGAGACGCTGGCCGCGGCCGGCATCCATCGCCCGCTGCTGATGCTGGGCTTGCCGGACCTCTTCGTCGAGCACGGCGATCCGGCCGCCTTGCTCGGCGCCGCGGGGCTGGACGCGGCCGGCATCGCGGGCGCCATCCGCCAGCGCTATCAGATGGATGCACCGCTGCTCGTCGCCACCAGCCACTGA
- a CDS encoding LysR family transcriptional regulator, whose product MARDNLSDILVFLAVARERSFTRAAVKLGMTQSALSHTIRALESRLGVRLLTRTTRSVSPTEAGERLLRNVAPRLEEIDAEIAAVSELGARPSGTVRITATDHVIDNVLWPRLAAVLPQYPDIQVETSAEYRMVDVAAERYDIGVRWGDQVEKDMIAVRLTPDTKTMIVGAPAYFAHRPVPTSAHDLMKHDCIRLRLAGGGLYAWELWNQGEAIEARVRGQFIFNGVYQMLGAALSGCGLAFLTDDVALPHVRAGRLVSVMEDWCPKFPGLHAYYPSRRHASRALAVVLDAIRYKDDGR is encoded by the coding sequence ATGGCACGCGACAACCTCAGCGACATCCTCGTTTTCCTCGCCGTCGCGCGCGAACGCAGCTTCACGCGCGCGGCCGTCAAGCTCGGCATGACGCAGTCCGCGCTCAGCCACACGATCCGCGCACTGGAAAGCCGCCTGGGCGTGCGCCTGCTCACGCGCACGACGCGCAGCGTGTCGCCCACCGAGGCCGGCGAGCGCCTGCTGCGGAACGTGGCGCCTCGGCTGGAAGAGATCGACGCCGAGATCGCGGCCGTCAGCGAGCTGGGCGCCCGGCCGTCGGGCACGGTCCGCATCACGGCCACGGACCACGTGATCGACAACGTCCTGTGGCCGCGCCTGGCCGCCGTGCTGCCGCAGTACCCGGACATCCAGGTCGAGACGAGCGCCGAATACCGCATGGTGGACGTGGCCGCCGAGCGCTACGACATCGGCGTGCGCTGGGGCGACCAGGTCGAGAAGGACATGATCGCGGTGCGCCTGACGCCGGACACGAAGACGATGATCGTCGGCGCGCCCGCGTACTTCGCGCACCGTCCCGTGCCCACGTCCGCGCACGACCTCATGAAGCACGACTGCATCCGCCTGCGCCTCGCGGGCGGCGGCCTGTACGCGTGGGAGCTGTGGAACCAGGGCGAGGCCATCGAGGCGCGCGTGCGCGGCCAGTTCATCTTCAACGGCGTCTACCAGATGCTCGGCGCGGCCCTGTCCGGCTGCGGCCTCGCGTTCCTGACCGACGACGTGGCCTTGCCGCATGTGCGCGCCGGACGGCTCGTGAGCGTGATGGAAGACTGGTGCCCCAAATTCCCCGGCCTGCACGCCTACTATCCGAGCCGGCGGCATGCGTCGCGGGCGCTGGCCGTCGTGCTGGATGCGATCCGCTACAAGGATGACGGCCGGTGA
- a CDS encoding MFS transporter produces the protein MQSGVSSMPGGAAPHVPAAAPAAWGAVFALALAAFALVASEFMPVSLLTPIAGDLRISEGQAGQAIAVSRAFALVTSLCIARLAGRLDRKVLLLGLCLTMIVSGTIAAFAPDYALFLVGRAFIGVAIGGFWSMSAATAMRLVPEHAVPRALAIVNGGNALATVVAAPAGSFLGALVGWRGAFFCVVPVAALAFAWKFVSLPALPATLGAKSGNVFALLKRPAVAYGMAGVSVFFMGQFALFTYLRPFLETVTHVGVNTLTGMLLAIGVAGFIGTTVIGAFLDAHLYRTLVAIPLVMAGLAAALVAFGGSAPVVAVLLAVWGLVGTAAPAGWWTWLARTLPHDAEAGGGLIVAVVQLAIGLGATLGGVLFDAFGYRAAFGLGAVLLAAAAVLAGKAARA, from the coding sequence ATGCAGTCCGGGGTCTCATCGATGCCGGGCGGCGCGGCGCCGCATGTGCCCGCTGCCGCGCCCGCCGCGTGGGGCGCCGTGTTCGCGCTGGCGCTGGCCGCGTTCGCGCTCGTCGCGTCCGAGTTCATGCCCGTCAGCCTGCTCACGCCCATCGCCGGCGACTTGCGCATCAGCGAAGGGCAGGCCGGCCAGGCCATCGCCGTCTCGCGCGCGTTCGCGCTCGTCACGAGCTTGTGCATCGCCCGCCTGGCCGGACGGCTCGACCGCAAGGTGCTGCTGCTGGGCCTCTGCCTGACGATGATCGTGTCGGGCACCATCGCCGCGTTCGCGCCGGACTACGCGCTGTTCCTCGTGGGACGCGCGTTCATCGGCGTCGCGATCGGCGGTTTCTGGTCGATGTCGGCGGCGACGGCGATGCGGCTCGTGCCCGAGCACGCCGTGCCGCGCGCGCTGGCGATCGTCAACGGCGGCAACGCGCTGGCGACCGTCGTCGCGGCGCCGGCCGGCAGCTTCCTCGGCGCGCTGGTCGGCTGGCGCGGCGCGTTCTTCTGCGTCGTGCCCGTCGCGGCACTGGCGTTCGCGTGGAAATTCGTCAGCCTGCCCGCGCTGCCGGCCACCCTTGGCGCGAAGTCCGGCAACGTGTTCGCGCTGTTGAAACGGCCGGCCGTCGCCTACGGCATGGCGGGCGTGAGCGTGTTCTTCATGGGCCAGTTTGCGCTGTTCACCTACCTGCGTCCGTTCCTCGAAACCGTCACGCACGTCGGCGTGAACACGTTGACGGGCATGCTGCTGGCGATCGGCGTGGCGGGCTTCATCGGCACGACGGTCATCGGGGCCTTCCTCGACGCCCACCTGTACCGCACGCTGGTCGCGATTCCGCTGGTGATGGCCGGGCTGGCGGCGGCACTCGTCGCCTTCGGCGGTTCCGCGCCCGTCGTCGCCGTGCTGCTGGCCGTGTGGGGCCTCGTCGGGACGGCGGCGCCGGCGGGCTGGTGGACGTGGCTCGCGCGCACCCTGCCTCATGACGCGGAGGCGGGCGGCGGCCTGATCGTGGCGGTCGTCCAGCTGGCGATCGGGCTCGGTGCCACGCTGGGCGGCGTGCTGTTCGACGCCTTCGGCTACCGCGCCGCGTTCGGACTGGGCGCGGTGCTGCTCGCCGCCGCCGCCGTGCTGGCCGGCAAGGCCGCGCGGGCTTAG
- a CDS encoding NAD(P)-dependent alcohol dehydrogenase produces the protein MTVKAYGAHAADKPLESLDITRRAPGPHDVHIEIAYCGVCHSDLHTVKAEWAGTMYPCVPGHEIVGRVSAVGAHVHGFRAGDLVGVGCMVDSCRHCADCAEGLENYCDHMVGTYNGATNDAPGHTLGGYAERIVVHERYVLRVRHPEAQLAAVAPLLCAGITTWSPLRHWNAGPGKTVGIVGIGGLGHMGIKLARAMGAHVVAFTTSASKRRDAEALGAHEVVVSRDPQALAAWAKRLDLVVDTVAAPHDLDAYLTLLKRDGTMVLVGAPATPHPSPQVFNLIMKRRALAGSMIGGIPETQEMLDFCAAHGIVADIEMIRADEINAAYERMLKGDVRYRFVIDNATLAA, from the coding sequence ATGACTGTCAAAGCCTATGGCGCCCACGCCGCCGACAAGCCGCTCGAATCCCTGGACATCACCCGCCGCGCGCCGGGGCCGCACGACGTGCATATCGAGATCGCCTATTGCGGCGTGTGCCACTCCGACCTGCACACGGTGAAAGCCGAGTGGGCCGGCACCATGTACCCGTGCGTGCCGGGCCACGAGATCGTCGGCCGCGTGTCCGCCGTCGGCGCGCACGTGCACGGTTTCCGCGCAGGCGACCTGGTCGGCGTGGGCTGCATGGTCGACAGCTGCCGCCACTGCGCCGATTGCGCAGAGGGCCTGGAAAACTACTGCGACCACATGGTCGGCACGTACAACGGCGCCACGAACGACGCGCCGGGCCACACGCTGGGCGGCTACGCCGAGCGCATCGTCGTGCACGAGCGCTACGTGCTGCGCGTGCGCCATCCGGAAGCGCAGCTCGCGGCCGTCGCGCCGTTGCTGTGCGCCGGCATCACGACCTGGTCTCCGCTGCGCCATTGGAACGCGGGCCCGGGTAAGACGGTGGGCATCGTCGGCATCGGCGGCCTGGGGCACATGGGGATCAAGCTGGCGCGGGCGATGGGCGCCCATGTCGTGGCCTTCACGACGTCGGCATCCAAGCGCCGGGACGCCGAAGCGCTGGGCGCGCACGAGGTGGTCGTCTCGCGCGATCCGCAAGCGCTGGCCGCTTGGGCCAAGCGCCTGGACCTGGTCGTCGACACGGTCGCCGCCCCGCACGACCTGGACGCGTATCTCACCTTGCTGAAGCGCGACGGCACGATGGTGCTGGTGGGGGCGCCCGCCACGCCGCACCCGTCGCCGCAAGTGTTCAACCTGATCATGAAGCGCCGCGCGCTGGCCGGCTCGATGATCGGCGGGATCCCCGAGACGCAGGAGATGCTGGACTTCTGCGCGGCGCACGGCATCGTCGCCGACATCGAGATGATTCGGGCCGACGAGATCAACGCCGCGTACGAACGCATGCTCAAGGGCGACGTGAGGTACCGTTTCGTGATCGACAACGCGACCCTGGCCGCCTGA
- a CDS encoding MarR family transcriptional regulator — protein MSKSTRPADIYLRFLQLAEALRGLPSLPSLDPLEERILGTVARAMQDGERLCVRDMMAKKELGAPATVHSRLTSMREKGWIMLTDTEDTRRKQVTLTQAALAHFDKLSKCMVKAVEKTG, from the coding sequence ATGAGTAAATCAACCCGGCCCGCCGACATCTATCTGCGCTTTCTGCAACTCGCCGAAGCGTTGCGCGGGCTGCCATCCCTGCCCTCCCTCGACCCGCTCGAGGAACGCATCCTCGGCACGGTCGCCCGCGCCATGCAGGATGGCGAACGCCTGTGCGTGCGCGACATGATGGCCAAAAAAGAGCTCGGCGCCCCCGCGACCGTGCACAGCCGCCTGACGTCGATGCGCGAAAAAGGCTGGATCATGCTGACGGATACGGAAGACACGCGGCGCAAGCAGGTCACCCTCACGCAGGCGGCGCTGGCGCACTTCGACAAGCTGTCGAAGTGCATGGTCAAGGCGGTGGAAAAAACCGGCTAA
- a CDS encoding (R)-mandelonitrile lyase — MELKPPGAQPSIKGPEQYFTGTVRIDPLNAPPPPARVSVASVTFEPGARSAWHTHPLGQTLVVTAGCGWTRCEGGPKVEIRAGDVVWCPPGHKHWHGATATTAMTHLAIQEALDGVNVVWMDKVSDEDYLGH; from the coding sequence ATGGAACTCAAACCTCCCGGCGCGCAGCCGTCGATCAAAGGCCCCGAGCAGTATTTCACCGGTACCGTCCGCATCGATCCGTTGAACGCGCCGCCGCCGCCGGCGCGCGTGTCCGTCGCCAGCGTGACGTTCGAACCGGGCGCGCGCTCGGCCTGGCACACGCACCCCCTCGGCCAGACGCTCGTCGTCACGGCCGGCTGCGGCTGGACGCGTTGCGAGGGCGGGCCCAAGGTCGAGATCCGCGCCGGCGATGTCGTCTGGTGCCCGCCCGGCCACAAGCATTGGCATGGCGCGACGGCGACGACGGCCATGACGCATCTGGCCATCCAGGAAGCGCTGGACGGCGTCAACGTGGTGTGGATGGACAAGGTGAGTGACGAGGATTACCTCGGGCACTGA
- a CDS encoding pilus assembly protein yields the protein MTRSRPAAALALALSTSLAGLPIGAAADDIDIFTGASGGSAVNPRILIVLDNTSNWSRHSQQWPGGLQQGQSEARAISNLLPTLDSTVSMGLMEFVTGGNANDDGGFIRSAIRPLDATAKTNFTSQLSTIYNNVTSPNEKRNSNTPYGDLMYDVYNYFAGANAFSPSAVIASLADSAGYTTPYSTFLSPLTAANTCGKSFVIFIGNPNASGPASDTAANTAALNALNGSPTTQLGLPNFTTQNATTSTNVGVTSACYASPTAAAAELSAFTAQCDPYTEGCSIGSATANTRPVACPAGSLSYTVTQSVYHPATTSPGQPVQGTVTTSTGTTTGYYATAAAVPASDHGNLTCPSTSTTTSGTTTTTTTYSCTYSVGAPVGTAGTTTSSATANQNPNGKGAGCYTGVGSASGNWNPAATTDFGGLTCPANSSCTYSGALSSNASGCTGSGYRQVTVTQAATAKRQYTITQTVTPTSVSNTTTPAYTTTTNLGMTSQCYSSPPASTSDYASSCSGTNISCTYNNTPTSTTLASCPAGTSAYNIVGTSTVLTNVPTGTTTTDTGPRNADEWSRLLHDRGVPVAGSAVRSPVTTYTIDVYNAQPNATQTALLMSMAKAGGGKYFAAKNEQAILDALRQIIIEIQAVNTTFASTSLPVNATNRSQNENQVFIGMFRPDPDAHPRWFGNLKRYQLINNGANIELGDVNSQVAVNTLTGFVTPCAASYWTSDSGSYWSGLGINPDPAGACAPNGASPYSDLPDGPQVEKGGAAEILRQGNVAGTWSGNQAVNRNMLTLSGTTLATFNTANTGLSANLVNFIQGADVNNEKGTGSTTTTRPSIHGDVIHSRPLPVNFGGTTGVRVFYGANDGALHAVNASNGVESWSFVAPEFFGRLQRLMDNAPLVSYPNLSAAISPAPTPKDYFFDGSIGLYQNADNSKVWIFPAMRRGGRMLYGIDVTNPDRPVYKWKAGCPDLGDDTGCTAGMSGVGQTWSTPNVAFVKGYSTTTPVLVVGGGYDACEDANTASPACSTGKGGFVYVLDANTGAVLRSFQTDRAVAADVALVDTDNDGYPDYAYAADTGGDIYRIDFVGSYAGRVPAAPDAWTYRKVAYTAGAGRKFLFAPALLATQGKVYVALGSGDREHPLQSQYPYANVTNRFYVYLDDLTAATGTPATNLDAMTDFTTATDCSTTKILPNATTKGWYMNLNQYGQGEQVVTSALIASGMVTFSTNRPVPPDAASCSTSLGEARGYWVNLFNGSGAINVPGLCGGTRSSVFVGGGLPPSPVKASSVPIGGKAVSVVLGAVQKGGNGAAGASVAISPQRIRPAITSKRKRVYSYTAGD from the coding sequence ATGACCCGTTCCCGTCCCGCCGCGGCCCTCGCGCTGGCGCTGTCCACGAGCCTTGCCGGCCTGCCGATCGGCGCGGCCGCCGACGACATCGACATCTTCACCGGCGCCTCCGGCGGCAGCGCCGTCAATCCGCGCATCCTGATCGTGCTCGACAACACGTCGAACTGGTCGCGCCACAGCCAGCAATGGCCGGGCGGCCTGCAGCAGGGGCAGTCGGAAGCGCGCGCGATCAGCAATCTGCTGCCGACGCTGGACAGCACGGTCAGCATGGGCCTGATGGAATTCGTCACCGGCGGCAACGCCAACGATGACGGCGGCTTCATCCGTTCCGCGATCCGCCCGCTGGACGCCACGGCCAAGACGAACTTCACGAGCCAGCTGAGCACCATCTACAACAACGTCACGTCGCCGAACGAGAAGCGCAACTCGAACACGCCATACGGCGACCTGATGTACGACGTCTACAATTATTTCGCCGGCGCCAACGCGTTTTCGCCCAGCGCCGTCATCGCCAGCCTGGCCGACAGCGCGGGCTACACGACCCCATACTCGACGTTCCTGTCGCCGCTGACGGCCGCGAACACCTGCGGCAAGAGCTTCGTCATCTTCATCGGCAACCCGAACGCCAGCGGCCCGGCCAGCGATACCGCGGCCAACACGGCGGCGCTCAATGCGCTCAACGGCAGCCCGACGACGCAACTTGGGCTGCCGAATTTCACGACCCAGAACGCGACCACGTCGACCAATGTGGGCGTCACGAGCGCCTGCTATGCGAGCCCGACGGCCGCGGCGGCCGAGCTGAGTGCGTTCACGGCGCAGTGCGACCCCTACACGGAAGGCTGCTCGATCGGTTCCGCGACGGCCAACACGCGGCCCGTCGCATGCCCGGCCGGCAGCCTGTCGTACACGGTGACGCAATCCGTCTATCACCCGGCCACGACGAGCCCCGGCCAGCCCGTGCAGGGCACCGTCACGACGTCCACCGGTACGACGACGGGCTATTACGCGACGGCGGCCGCCGTGCCGGCGAGCGACCACGGCAACCTGACGTGCCCGTCGACTTCGACGACGACCAGCGGCACCACGACCACCACCACGACCTACAGCTGCACGTATTCGGTCGGCGCCCCGGTCGGCACGGCCGGCACGACGACCAGCAGCGCGACCGCCAACCAGAACCCGAACGGCAAGGGCGCCGGCTGCTACACCGGCGTCGGCTCGGCGTCCGGCAACTGGAATCCGGCGGCGACGACGGACTTCGGCGGCCTGACCTGCCCGGCGAACAGCAGCTGCACGTATTCCGGCGCCCTGAGCAGCAACGCCAGCGGCTGCACGGGCTCGGGCTATCGCCAGGTGACCGTGACGCAGGCGGCGACGGCCAAGCGCCAGTACACGATCACGCAGACCGTGACGCCGACGTCGGTCAGCAACACGACGACGCCGGCCTACACGACCACGACGAATCTCGGCATGACGTCGCAGTGCTATTCGAGCCCGCCGGCGTCGACGTCCGACTACGCGTCGTCGTGCTCGGGCACCAACATCAGCTGCACGTACAACAATACGCCGACGAGCACCACGCTGGCATCGTGCCCGGCCGGCACGAGCGCCTACAACATCGTCGGCACGAGCACCGTGCTGACCAACGTCCCGACCGGCACCACGACGACCGACACCGGCCCGCGCAACGCCGACGAATGGTCGCGCCTGTTGCACGACCGCGGCGTGCCCGTCGCCGGATCGGCCGTGCGCTCGCCGGTGACGACGTACACGATCGACGTCTACAACGCCCAGCCGAACGCCACGCAGACGGCTCTGCTGATGAGCATGGCCAAGGCCGGCGGCGGCAAGTATTTCGCCGCCAAGAACGAGCAGGCGATCCTCGACGCGCTGCGCCAGATCATCATCGAGATCCAGGCCGTGAACACGACGTTCGCCTCGACCAGCCTGCCGGTCAATGCGACGAACCGCTCGCAGAACGAGAACCAGGTGTTCATCGGCATGTTCCGCCCCGATCCGGACGCGCACCCGCGCTGGTTCGGCAACCTGAAGCGCTACCAGCTGATCAACAACGGCGCCAACATCGAACTGGGCGACGTGAACAGCCAGGTCGCCGTCAACACGCTGACCGGCTTCGTCACGCCGTGCGCGGCGAGCTACTGGACGTCGGATTCGGGCAGTTACTGGAGCGGCCTGGGCATCAACCCCGACCCGGCCGGCGCCTGCGCCCCGAACGGCGCGAGCCCGTATTCGGACTTGCCGGACGGTCCGCAGGTGGAAAAGGGCGGCGCCGCCGAGATCCTGCGCCAGGGGAACGTCGCCGGTACGTGGAGCGGGAACCAGGCCGTCAACCGCAACATGCTGACCCTGTCGGGCACCACGCTGGCCACGTTCAACACGGCCAACACGGGGTTGAGCGCCAACCTGGTGAACTTCATCCAGGGCGCGGACGTCAACAACGAAAAAGGGACCGGCAGCACGACGACGACGCGGCCGTCGATCCACGGCGACGTGATCCACTCGCGCCCGCTGCCCGTGAACTTCGGCGGCACGACGGGCGTGCGCGTGTTCTACGGCGCCAACGACGGCGCGCTGCATGCCGTGAACGCCAGCAACGGCGTCGAAAGCTGGTCGTTCGTCGCGCCCGAGTTCTTTGGCCGCCTGCAGCGCCTGATGGACAATGCGCCGCTCGTGAGCTACCCGAACCTCTCCGCCGCGATCTCGCCCGCGCCTACGCCCAAGGACTATTTCTTCGACGGCTCGATCGGCCTGTACCAGAACGCCGACAATTCCAAGGTCTGGATCTTCCCGGCGATGCGCCGCGGCGGCCGCATGTTGTACGGCATCGACGTCACCAATCCGGACCGCCCTGTGTACAAGTGGAAGGCCGGCTGCCCGGATCTGGGCGACGACACGGGCTGCACGGCCGGCATGTCCGGCGTCGGCCAGACGTGGTCGACGCCGAACGTCGCCTTCGTCAAAGGCTATTCGACGACGACGCCCGTGCTGGTCGTGGGCGGCGGCTACGACGCCTGCGAGGATGCCAACACGGCATCCCCTGCGTGCAGTACCGGCAAGGGCGGTTTCGTGTACGTGCTCGATGCGAACACGGGCGCGGTGCTGCGCTCGTTCCAGACCGACCGCGCGGTGGCGGCCGACGTGGCGCTCGTCGACACCGACAACGACGGCTATCCCGACTACGCCTATGCGGCCGACACGGGGGGCGACATCTACCGGATCGACTTCGTGGGCAGCTACGCGGGCCGCGTCCCGGCCGCGCCCGACGCGTGGACGTATCGCAAGGTCGCGTACACGGCCGGCGCGGGCCGCAAATTCCTGTTCGCCCCGGCCCTGCTGGCGACCCAGGGCAAGGTCTATGTGGCCCTCGGCAGCGGCGACCGCGAACACCCGCTGCAATCGCAATACCCGTACGCCAATGTGACGAACCGGTTCTACGTCTACCTGGACGACCTGACGGCGGCCACCGGCACGCCGGCCACGAATCTGGACGCGATGACCGACTTCACGACCGCGACCGACTGCTCGACCACGAAGATCCTGCCCAATGCGACCACGAAGGGCTGGTATATGAACCTGAACCAGTACGGCCAGGGCGAGCAGGTGGTCACGTCCGCGCTGATCGCCAGCGGCATGGTCACGTTCAGCACCAACCGTCCGGTCCCGCCCGACGCCGCCAGCTGCTCGACGTCGCTGGGCGAGGCGCGCGGCTACTGGGTCAACCTGTTCAACGGGTCGGGCGCGATCAACGTCCCGGGCCTGTGCGGCGGGACGCGCTCGTCCGTGTTCGTGGGCGGCGGCTTGCCGCCGTCGCCCGTCAAGGCCAGCAGCGTGCCGATCGGCGGCAAGGCGGTGTCCGTCGTGCTGGGCGCCGTGCAGAAGGGCGGCAACGGGGCCGCCGGGGCCAGCGTGGCGATCTCGCCGCAGCGCATCCGCCCGGCGATCACGTCCAAGCGCAAGCGCGTGTACAGCTATACGGCGGGGGATTGA